From one Peptoniphilaceae bacterium AMB_02 genomic stretch:
- a CDS encoding LacI family DNA-binding transcriptional regulator, whose product MAITIKDVAREAGVSITTVSMVLNESDYPISDKTKNKVFETAKRLNYVPNRIARNLVMRQSNSIALIVPDITNPFYPEIAKAVSEVAESRGFNLFLINTNNETTKNSSWLEVLENGLIEGALIISRESTITDAYKRSRNIKIVYLDEPGFSEDKDAYIVTGDSKEGGYIAGKHLISLGHKKLACIAGPEETPNSSRRLSGFLKACMENDIYLDTKYILFGNYSFDGGYECGKVLANEDITGIFAFNDLSAYGAIRALKEGGKSLLKDYSIIGYDNLLMTAFTDPSLTTIDQFSKQIGISATNILLDLIKGRKVNERKVLVKPKLVLRETTGKIG is encoded by the coding sequence ATGGCTATTACTATAAAAGATGTAGCAAGAGAAGCAGGAGTTTCAATTACAACTGTTTCTATGGTGCTTAATGAATCGGATTATCCCATTAGTGATAAAACAAAAAATAAGGTATTTGAAACCGCAAAGAGATTGAATTATGTTCCAAATAGGATAGCTAGAAACTTAGTGATGAGGCAATCAAACTCAATAGCATTAATTGTGCCTGATATAACTAACCCTTTTTATCCCGAGATAGCTAAAGCGGTAAGTGAAGTAGCAGAAAGCAGAGGATTTAACCTTTTTTTAATTAATACAAACAACGAGACTACGAAAAATAGCAGTTGGTTAGAAGTATTAGAAAATGGACTAATTGAAGGAGCTTTAATAATTTCTCGTGAATCTACTATTACTGATGCATATAAAAGGTCTAGGAACATTAAAATAGTATATCTAGATGAACCTGGATTTTCTGAAGATAAAGATGCCTATATTGTAACCGGCGATAGTAAAGAAGGTGGATATATAGCAGGGAAGCATTTAATATCACTTGGACATAAAAAACTTGCATGTATTGCAGGTCCTGAAGAGACGCCCAATTCTAGTCGTAGATTATCAGGGTTTTTAAAAGCATGTATGGAAAACGACATCTATTTGGATACAAAGTATATTTTATTTGGAAACTATTCTTTTGATGGCGGTTACGAATGTGGAAAAGTTTTAGCAAATGAAGATATAACAGGAATATTTGCATTTAATGATTTGTCGGCTTATGGAGCAATAAGAGCATTGAAAGAAGGTGGTAAAAGTCTATTAAAAGACTACTCTATTATTGGATACGATAATTTGCTTATGACAGCTTTCACTGATCCATCATTAACCACTATAGATCAATTCTCAAAGCAAATAGGAATAAGTGCAACTAATATCTTGTTAGATTTAATAAAAGGAAGGAAGGTAAATGAGAGAAAAGTATTAGTTAAACCTAAATTAGTTTTAAGGGAAACGACAGGAAAGATTGGTTAG
- a CDS encoding ABC transporter permease, whose product MKSKVKHMELMRMLFAIGISLSIVFLIILVVSDNPSVAISSFILGPLSSVRRLGNIIELMIPLMFSGLSIIFLFKTGLFNLSAEGAIFSGAVIAAMLGITLKTPPIISILISFLLAGIIGAIITVIPGFLKVKFNANEIVTSLMLNFVCLNIGLFFIHEFFLDPNVNSPYTYKFQNGVSLPKIISGTRIHFGLIIAILAILLAWIVLKKTPFGISTNLVGSNKKMSEYVGINSSKIILATQLIGGFIAGLGGSVELFGMYNRFQFGGLTGYGWDGIPIAIIAVNNPKNVPFAALFFAYLKIGADIMARQSDIPFEIVQIIQAIMIIFISAQALLSGYRKRVMMQEIQRMEKEV is encoded by the coding sequence ATGAAGAGTAAAGTTAAACATATGGAATTAATGAGAATGTTGTTTGCCATCGGAATATCACTGAGTATTGTATTTTTGATAATATTAGTGGTTAGTGATAATCCTAGTGTTGCAATTAGCAGTTTTATATTGGGTCCTCTTTCATCTGTTAGACGATTAGGAAACATCATAGAACTGATGATACCATTAATGTTTTCCGGATTATCGATAATATTTTTATTTAAGACAGGACTATTTAACTTGTCTGCAGAAGGTGCTATATTTTCTGGAGCAGTAATTGCTGCGATGCTAGGTATTACGTTAAAAACTCCACCAATAATATCTATTTTAATATCATTTTTATTGGCTGGGATTATTGGTGCGATAATTACGGTTATACCTGGATTCTTGAAGGTGAAATTTAATGCAAATGAAATAGTTACTTCTTTAATGTTAAATTTTGTTTGTTTAAATATTGGGTTGTTTTTCATTCATGAATTTTTTCTAGATCCAAATGTGAATTCGCCGTATACGTATAAATTTCAAAATGGTGTTTCTTTACCGAAAATAATATCTGGGACGAGAATTCACTTCGGACTTATTATTGCGATTCTAGCAATTCTCTTAGCGTGGATTGTCCTTAAAAAAACACCATTCGGTATAAGTACAAATCTTGTTGGATCAAATAAAAAAATGTCGGAATATGTAGGTATTAATAGTTCGAAGATTATATTAGCTACACAATTAATAGGAGGATTTATCGCCGGACTAGGCGGTTCTGTTGAGTTGTTCGGAATGTATAATAGATTCCAGTTTGGAGGGCTTACAGGGTATGGATGGGATGGGATTCCCATAGCTATTATTGCTGTTAATAATCCTAAAAACGTACCTTTTGCTGCTTTATTCTTTGCCTATTTAAAAATAGGAGCTGACATTATGGCGAGACAAAGCGATATCCCATTTGAGATAGTTCAAATTATTCAAGCTATAATGATAATATTTATTTCTGCACAAGCATTACTAAGTGGTTATAGAAAGAGAGTAATGATGCAAGAGATTCAGAGGATGGAAAAGGAGGTATAG
- the rbsK gene encoding ribokinase, producing the protein MILSILVVGSLNMDTTLSVDHLPQPGETILADMLKTSRGGKGQNQAVAMSRLGSTVRMIGAVGKDEKGCDILKGLESEGVDVNGIIITDSPTGMASIYLDSKGNNSIVVYPGANFAIRPNDIKRNLEMFENIRYCVMQLETPLEVVYKTLEICKEKNIITVLNPAPANIDFDDKYLNLIDYLIPNETELSLLTGEELSESNMSLLASKLLQKGCKNVLITLGKEGSLLVNGSVEIKVESEEVEAIDTTAAGDSYIGGLVSSLANGYRIEEAMKFATKVAAITVTREGAIDSLPFKNEVK; encoded by the coding sequence ATGATACTGAGCATATTAGTTGTTGGAAGTCTAAATATGGATACTACATTATCTGTTGATCATCTCCCGCAACCTGGGGAAACAATACTAGCAGATATGTTAAAAACTAGTAGGGGAGGAAAAGGTCAGAATCAAGCAGTAGCAATGTCTAGGCTTGGCAGTACAGTTAGGATGATTGGAGCTGTAGGGAAGGATGAGAAAGGATGTGATATTTTAAAAGGATTGGAAAGCGAAGGAGTAGACGTAAATGGAATCATAATAACTGATTCACCTACGGGAATGGCATCAATATACTTGGATTCCAAAGGTAATAATAGTATTGTAGTTTATCCCGGAGCTAATTTCGCGATAAGACCTAATGATATCAAGAGAAATTTAGAGATGTTTGAAAATATAAGATACTGTGTAATGCAGCTTGAAACACCTCTCGAGGTTGTTTATAAAACTCTAGAGATTTGCAAAGAAAAAAATATTATTACAGTTTTAAATCCGGCACCTGCAAACATTGATTTCGATGATAAGTACTTAAATTTGATTGATTATCTAATTCCAAATGAGACAGAATTATCACTTTTAACGGGGGAAGAATTAAGTGAATCAAATATGAGTTTGTTAGCAAGTAAATTACTCCAAAAAGGTTGTAAAAATGTATTGATAACACTTGGGAAAGAAGGGTCATTATTAGTAAATGGTTCAGTAGAAATAAAGGTTGAAAGCGAAGAAGTAGAAGCTATAGACACTACTGCAGCAGGAGATTCTTATATTGGTGGATTAGTATCCAGTCTAGCTAATGGATACAGAATAGAAGAAGCTATGAAGTTTGCAACTAAAGTGGCAGCAATAACTGTAACTAGAGAAGGAGCAATAGATTCATTGCCATTTAAAAATGAAGTTAAATAA
- a CDS encoding ABC transporter ATP-binding protein, which translates to MTNILEMTGISKIYSNGVYANKNISLIIEKGEIHALMGENGAGKSTLMKILFGLELPDEGKIIFKDKEVVINGPAQAINLGIGMVNQHFMLVDDLTVFENVILGMEPKSGVFIDQESAIELVNKYAKQFNLGVNPLDTVGDLSVSQKQKVEILKVLTRGSELVILDEPTAVLTPQETEELFQQLKLLKENGYTIIFITHKIQEVMKICDRITVLRKGREIGTIEVEGATPESISKMMVGRDVFLNIDKKSKEFGDVTMNLEDVSVYDEQGAKVVDSVSFSIRDNEILGIAGVEGNGQSELADTIFGLIKANNGSIKLGQTEIQNLSIKERRGLGLGYIPEDRIKTGSAASQSIWENLIADKIKKKIYKKSSFLDFEKIRKDSDALIDKYNITSLNQDQEFRMLSGGNMQKVVVARELSSDPKILIANQPTRGIDVGAQEFIWNELIDFRDKGKSVLLISADLNELLALSDTVLVMLKGKIVAILDNSIRLSEEELGLYMLGVKKQHLESDMYEE; encoded by the coding sequence ATGACAAATATTTTAGAAATGACAGGAATTTCAAAAATATACTCAAATGGTGTATATGCTAATAAAAATATAAGTTTAATAATCGAAAAAGGCGAGATTCATGCTTTAATGGGAGAAAATGGAGCAGGCAAGAGTACATTAATGAAAATTCTTTTTGGGTTAGAATTACCTGATGAAGGAAAAATTATATTCAAAGATAAAGAAGTTGTCATTAATGGGCCTGCTCAGGCCATTAATTTAGGAATTGGAATGGTTAATCAGCATTTTATGTTGGTTGATGATTTGACTGTGTTTGAAAATGTAATTTTGGGTATGGAACCGAAATCAGGAGTTTTTATAGACCAAGAGTCGGCAATAGAATTGGTTAACAAATATGCTAAACAATTTAATCTTGGAGTGAATCCTTTAGATACTGTTGGAGATTTATCTGTAAGTCAAAAGCAAAAGGTAGAGATATTAAAAGTTCTTACAAGAGGATCAGAATTAGTTATTCTTGACGAGCCAACTGCAGTACTAACACCACAAGAAACTGAGGAGCTATTTCAACAATTAAAGTTATTAAAGGAAAATGGTTATACTATAATATTTATTACTCATAAAATTCAAGAAGTTATGAAGATATGTGATAGAATTACTGTTTTAAGAAAAGGAAGAGAAATTGGAACAATAGAAGTTGAAGGTGCTACTCCTGAAAGTATTTCAAAAATGATGGTAGGGCGTGATGTCTTCTTGAATATAGATAAGAAATCCAAGGAATTTGGTGATGTTACTATGAATTTGGAAGATGTGAGCGTATATGATGAGCAAGGAGCTAAAGTTGTAGATTCAGTTTCGTTTAGTATTAGAGATAATGAAATACTTGGAATAGCCGGTGTTGAAGGAAATGGACAATCAGAGTTGGCAGATACTATATTTGGTTTAATTAAAGCTAATAATGGCAGTATAAAATTGGGACAGACTGAAATTCAAAACTTATCGATAAAGGAAAGAAGAGGTCTAGGACTTGGATATATACCTGAAGATAGGATAAAAACTGGTTCTGCAGCATCTCAATCAATTTGGGAGAATTTAATAGCTGATAAAATCAAGAAAAAGATTTATAAAAAATCTTCATTTTTAGATTTTGAGAAAATTAGAAAAGATTCTGATGCTTTGATAGATAAGTATAATATTACATCATTAAATCAAGATCAAGAATTTCGCATGCTTTCAGGTGGAAATATGCAAAAAGTAGTAGTTGCAAGAGAATTATCTTCTGATCCTAAAATACTAATTGCAAACCAACCAACTCGTGGTATAGATGTTGGAGCACAGGAATTTATTTGGAATGAACTAATAGATTTCCGAGATAAAGGAAAGTCTGTGCTTCTAATATCCGCAGACTTAAATGAATTATTAGCATTGAGTGATACTGTTTTAGTAATGCTTAAAGGGAAAATTGTAGCCATACTTGATAATTCGATTAGGTTGAGTGAAGAAGAATTAGGACTTTATATGTTAGGAGTAAAGAAACAGCATTTGGAGAGTGATATGTATGAAGAGTAA
- a CDS encoding D-cysteine desulfhydrase family protein yields the protein MEKLKIANLPTRIEKLEKISNELDTNLYVKRDDFTGTEYSGNKIRKLEYALAEAVKTGCDTIITAGATQSNHCRATAAACAKYGLKCELVIRGEEPEQIEGNLFLDYVLGANVNLIKPEDSREDKMNEISERIESTGGKAYLIPVGASNAVGSLGYLECFEEILNQEKELGIIFDAIVLSVGSGGTYAGLWLGNYLNKSEKLVYGISVSDSSEEFKEQITDILKNMDGMDADDDYLGKNIVINDKYIGEGYAKSTDEELKFLVEVAQSEGIIFDPCYTGKAFKGCYNEIKEGDLRTAKNILFIHTGGLMGWTMEQRNRVMEMLER from the coding sequence ATGGAAAAACTTAAAATAGCAAACTTACCGACCAGAATAGAAAAACTTGAGAAGATTTCGAATGAACTGGACACAAATCTATATGTAAAAAGAGATGATTTTACAGGGACAGAGTACTCGGGAAATAAAATCAGGAAGCTTGAATACGCTTTGGCTGAAGCCGTAAAAACAGGATGTGACACTATTATAACGGCCGGTGCGACCCAGTCCAATCACTGTAGAGCAACTGCTGCAGCATGTGCCAAATACGGACTAAAATGTGAACTAGTCATCCGAGGTGAAGAACCTGAACAAATCGAGGGGAATCTTTTCTTGGATTATGTACTCGGTGCGAATGTCAATCTAATAAAGCCGGAAGACTCGAGAGAAGATAAAATGAACGAGATAAGTGAGAGGATAGAAAGCACAGGCGGAAAAGCCTATTTAATACCGGTTGGAGCTTCAAATGCAGTCGGTTCACTTGGTTATCTCGAGTGCTTTGAAGAAATCCTCAACCAGGAAAAAGAACTGGGCATCATCTTCGATGCAATTGTCCTAAGCGTTGGTTCTGGAGGAACATATGCAGGTCTATGGCTTGGGAACTATTTAAATAAATCGGAAAAACTTGTCTACGGAATATCGGTAAGTGACTCTTCAGAGGAATTTAAGGAGCAGATTACAGACATCCTTAAAAATATGGATGGTATGGATGCAGATGATGATTATCTAGGCAAAAATATTGTAATCAATGATAAATACATCGGAGAAGGATACGCAAAGAGCACCGATGAAGAACTAAAATTCCTCGTAGAGGTCGCCCAAAGCGAAGGAATTATCTTCGACCCATGCTATACCGGAAAAGCCTTTAAGGGCTGTTATAATGAGATAAAAGAGGGAGATTTAAGAACTGCCAAAAATATCCTATTTATCCATACAGGAGGTCTTATGGGTTGGACTATGGAGCAGAGGAATAGGGTTATGGAGATGCTTGAAAGATAA
- a CDS encoding ABC transporter permease has protein sequence MEKIFNILLSTDYIFTAIRVTTPILFASFACLMFYKGGVDAIGTEGLMLMSSLIGVIGAHYTKSFIGGILAGMLCGAFFSALYVFLTNKMKANDILAGISVNTFASGSTVFLLYLLAGEKGSSQNLPSPTVPIINIPLIKDIPLIGEILSGHSLLTYIGLLMVLLTYVFLYKTPLGLRIRAVGKNPGAASSVGINVIKTKYISACIAGSIAGLGGVFMSMSYISNFTRDMVAGRGFIGMAAEGMGRGNPLGVLLSSLLFGAVDSFAIRLQGMNLPARLVQAIPYIMTIIVITIYSYIDMKNKKIKEIK, from the coding sequence ATGGAAAAAATTTTTAATATACTACTTAGTACGGATTATATTTTCACCGCCATAAGAGTAACAACTCCTATACTTTTTGCTTCGTTTGCTTGCTTAATGTTCTATAAAGGTGGTGTTGATGCAATTGGAACAGAAGGTTTGATGCTTATGTCATCTCTAATTGGAGTTATTGGTGCGCATTATACGAAAAGTTTTATTGGAGGAATTCTAGCCGGGATGCTTTGTGGAGCATTCTTCAGCGCGTTATATGTGTTTTTAACAAACAAAATGAAAGCCAATGATATCCTTGCAGGGATATCTGTAAATACATTTGCAAGTGGATCTACTGTATTTCTGTTGTATCTTTTAGCAGGAGAAAAAGGTTCTTCACAAAATTTACCTAGTCCAACTGTGCCGATTATAAATATTCCGTTGATAAAGGACATACCATTAATAGGTGAAATACTATCAGGTCATAGCTTGTTAACATATATTGGATTATTAATGGTCTTGTTGACTTATGTGTTTCTATACAAGACGCCTTTGGGGTTGCGAATAAGGGCAGTTGGAAAGAATCCCGGTGCAGCCAGTTCAGTAGGAATAAATGTTATTAAAACAAAGTACATCTCAGCTTGTATAGCCGGTTCTATAGCTGGGCTTGGTGGCGTATTTATGTCCATGTCATATATTTCAAACTTTACAAGAGACATGGTAGCAGGTAGAGGTTTTATCGGGATGGCAGCAGAAGGAATGGGGAGAGGCAATCCACTAGGGGTTTTACTGTCTTCTCTTTTGTTTGGTGCCGTTGACTCTTTCGCCATTAGATTACAGGGGATGAATTTACCAGCCAGATTAGTCCAAGCGATACCTTATATTATGACAATAATAGTTATAACTATATACTCATATATTGATATGAAAAACAAGAAAATAAAGGAGATCAAATAA
- a CDS encoding BMP family ABC transporter substrate-binding protein, with amino-acid sequence MKRRSILAISIIMVLVMLFSACTGNNNNGKKDDNGADSSDKKTPSFVFVVTDQLGDKSFNDSAAEGTKRIAEELGYKTKIMEIGRDQTKWEPTILDLSESGEYTAIFLNGSGTQEIVEELAGRYPNQKYVLFDASIEEGSFDNVYAIAYKQNEGSYLGGVLAALVTTSDMEYANPDKKIGFIGGDSGPIISDFLVGYIEGAKSVVPDIKVYVSYVGSWVDTAKAKELANAQFNQGVDIIFPAAMTAGLGVVEAAAEQNKYIIGVDSDQATLLGETDEKKANVILTSVIKEVGESLFRYAEKVGKGEDKYGTTEVLGVKEKSTGIVVNNYYEKNVPQEIRDKVSEASDDIINGKIKVSTALGVEQSEVDKIVNSVKP; translated from the coding sequence ATGAAAAGAAGAAGTATATTAGCAATATCAATAATTATGGTTTTAGTTATGTTGTTCAGTGCATGTACTGGGAACAATAACAATGGAAAAAAAGATGACAATGGTGCAGATTCGTCAGATAAAAAAACACCTAGCTTTGTTTTTGTAGTAACCGATCAACTTGGCGATAAGTCATTTAACGATTCAGCTGCTGAAGGAACAAAAAGAATTGCTGAAGAGCTTGGATATAAAACGAAAATTATGGAAATAGGTAGAGATCAAACTAAATGGGAACCTACCATTCTAGATTTATCAGAAAGTGGAGAGTATACAGCAATATTTTTAAATGGTTCTGGAACTCAAGAAATTGTAGAGGAGTTAGCCGGACGATATCCAAATCAGAAGTATGTTTTGTTTGATGCCTCTATAGAGGAAGGATCATTTGACAATGTATATGCTATTGCATACAAACAAAATGAAGGCTCATATTTAGGAGGAGTGCTTGCTGCATTAGTCACTACTTCTGATATGGAATATGCGAATCCGGATAAAAAAATAGGTTTTATAGGTGGGGATAGTGGACCAATTATAAGTGATTTTTTAGTTGGATATATTGAAGGGGCAAAATCTGTAGTGCCTGACATAAAGGTATATGTTTCTTATGTTGGTAGTTGGGTTGATACAGCAAAAGCTAAAGAGTTAGCAAATGCTCAGTTTAATCAAGGGGTCGACATTATATTTCCTGCTGCTATGACCGCTGGTCTAGGAGTTGTAGAAGCTGCAGCTGAACAAAACAAATATATAATTGGAGTAGACTCTGATCAAGCAACATTATTAGGTGAAACTGATGAAAAGAAAGCCAATGTAATTTTAACCTCAGTTATCAAAGAAGTTGGGGAATCCTTATTTAGATATGCTGAAAAAGTTGGTAAAGGTGAAGATAAATATGGAACTACTGAAGTATTAGGTGTTAAAGAAAAGTCTACAGGTATAGTTGTAAATAATTATTATGAAAAAAATGTACCTCAAGAAATTAGAGACAAAGTATCTGAAGCAAGTGATGATATTATTAATGGAAAGATAAAGGTTTCAACAGCTTTGGGAGTAGAACAGAGTGAAGTAGACAAAATAGTTAACTCAGTAAAACCATAA
- a CDS encoding ADP-ribosylglycohydrolase family protein, giving the protein MTKKSELFKDKTARQIAIEMINSSKPRLQSEEEAEWVQGYVNLGDVEINHLRQRWFAEVPGSMAPDHVLIGAIQATENKGYNVDEAEKLIVPTQIAYETNDNATFLKNYALIFKLLSEAPKNLKSDYWNYTQYHDFEQYKENVEFPAPQLIEMSKDRLISKLHAAWSAQIAGGAIGTMLEGYTTDNIRERFGEVTEYLRQPSTHNDDILFELAFIDAAIKKGKNLTADDIALEWIANIAYTWSAEEIAMLNLKRGIFPPESARLNNPWNEWIGAQMRGAVCGLVAPGNPEYAAYLAWMDGSISHINNGIIGEVFNAILVSLSWTDTSIRSILKKSIDLLPTDSEYYSVVKFAYDKCLEYNEWEPAWRECEEKYRRYNWIHAYPNAAAEVIALYYAEEDFNKCMNIISMCGQDVDCNAGQIGTLYGVIHGFEGIDEKWLNPFNDEFVSLYRGYEKTTISYITENTYQAYISLNGKN; this is encoded by the coding sequence ATGACAAAAAAGTCAGAATTATTCAAGGATAAAACAGCTCGTCAAATTGCAATAGAAATGATTAACTCCTCAAAGCCTAGATTGCAGAGTGAAGAAGAAGCAGAATGGGTTCAAGGATATGTAAATCTAGGAGATGTTGAAATTAACCATTTAAGACAAAGGTGGTTTGCAGAAGTACCTGGATCTATGGCGCCTGATCATGTTCTTATAGGTGCTATTCAAGCTACTGAAAATAAAGGATATAATGTAGATGAGGCGGAGAAACTTATAGTACCAACACAAATTGCATATGAAACAAATGATAATGCTACTTTTTTAAAGAATTATGCTTTAATCTTTAAATTACTTTCAGAAGCACCAAAAAACTTAAAGTCTGACTATTGGAATTACACTCAATATCATGACTTTGAGCAATATAAAGAAAATGTAGAATTTCCTGCACCACAATTAATTGAAATGAGCAAAGACCGTCTGATTTCAAAGCTTCATGCTGCATGGAGTGCACAAATTGCCGGGGGAGCAATTGGAACTATGTTAGAAGGTTATACGACAGATAACATTAGGGAAAGATTTGGTGAGGTCACTGAATACTTGAGACAACCATCTACACATAATGACGATATTTTGTTTGAACTAGCATTTATAGATGCTGCAATTAAGAAAGGTAAAAATTTAACTGCCGATGATATAGCACTAGAATGGATTGCTAATATTGCATATACTTGGTCAGCTGAAGAAATTGCAATGCTGAATTTAAAAAGGGGGATATTTCCTCCGGAAAGTGCAAGACTGAATAACCCATGGAATGAATGGATTGGAGCGCAAATGAGAGGGGCTGTATGCGGACTAGTAGCTCCCGGTAATCCTGAATATGCAGCATATTTGGCATGGATGGATGGTTCAATATCACACATTAATAATGGTATTATTGGGGAAGTATTCAATGCGATACTGGTCTCTTTATCATGGACAGATACAAGTATAAGAAGTATCCTCAAGAAATCAATCGATTTATTGCCAACAGACAGTGAATACTACTCAGTGGTTAAGTTTGCTTATGATAAATGCCTTGAATACAATGAATGGGAGCCTGCATGGAGAGAATGTGAAGAAAAATATCGTAGATATAACTGGATACACGCATACCCAAATGCGGCAGCTGAAGTTATAGCATTATATTATGCAGAAGAAGACTTCAATAAATGCATGAATATAATTTCAATGTGTGGACAGGATGTAGATTGTAATGCTGGTCAGATTGGTACTCTGTATGGAGTTATACATGGATTTGAAGGCATAGACGAAAAGTGGTTGAATCCATTTAATGATGAGTTTGTAAGCCTATATAGAGGATATGAAAAGACAACAATTTCATATATTACTGAAAACACATACCAGGCTTATATATCACTAAATGGTAAAAACTAG
- a CDS encoding IS1634 family transposase encodes MAYIIKRKNREGKEYVYLVEGYRDKDKVRQRTLKSYGQLEVLERNEPGAFERLRRQAKEGLLSEKIEKVINIPFQLDSPISNSLKNYGWMFLDDLLRLLKVEETLRVGCQGRRFKFDPTKILKLLVYQRILDPGSKTKARMNQDELFGDWKISSNDMDRALDVFAMCKDELLLTMHQQITQTIGRTATLVYYDVTNYYYETDLDDPDVLDEDGEIQEVGMRKRGPSKERRPNPIVQMGLFMDQNSIPISYELFPGNHTNPITYLPSAERVKKQFGIERLVSVADKAMNSKKNVLAIYERGDGWLFSQKHRGKRGAPKDIQEFILKPEGWEYNNRQTFAKKSTIRERNLGNGVVVKEKVLVTWSEAYAKREKIRRDGALAYAASLRDPERYRMTCKKGGKKYLEQYVVDKQTGERQVLHPFIGIDYELVDFDAQFDGINVLVTSELKMSDEEMMANYRQLYKIEECFRITKTELKTRPVYVTEKNHIEAHFLTCFIALVLLRIVQYLLDGEWSVSRIVDSLKSALTDELGQGYMKVYGNEDWLKILEKLKIDWKQQIVKLEKLKQFGRGWCTTKDWR; translated from the coding sequence ATGGCATATATTATTAAACGAAAAAATAGAGAAGGAAAAGAATACGTCTATCTCGTAGAAGGATACCGGGACAAGGATAAAGTTCGTCAAAGAACGCTCAAAAGCTATGGTCAACTGGAGGTGTTGGAGCGTAATGAGCCTGGTGCATTTGAAAGATTAAGACGTCAAGCGAAAGAGGGACTTCTTTCAGAGAAAATTGAAAAAGTAATAAATATCCCATTTCAATTAGATTCTCCCATTTCGAATTCTCTCAAAAATTATGGATGGATGTTTTTAGATGATCTTCTTCGTCTTTTGAAAGTCGAAGAAACTCTAAGAGTTGGCTGTCAAGGTCGAAGGTTCAAGTTTGATCCAACCAAAATCTTGAAACTTCTGGTTTACCAGCGTATTTTAGATCCTGGAAGTAAAACCAAAGCACGTATGAACCAAGATGAACTTTTTGGGGATTGGAAAATATCTTCGAATGATATGGATAGAGCTTTAGATGTATTTGCCATGTGTAAAGATGAGCTGCTCCTTACCATGCATCAACAGATTACTCAAACCATAGGACGTACTGCTACGCTTGTATACTACGATGTCACCAACTACTACTATGAAACAGATCTTGATGATCCAGATGTACTGGATGAAGATGGAGAGATACAGGAAGTAGGAATGCGTAAGCGTGGTCCAAGTAAAGAACGAAGACCAAATCCTATTGTTCAAATGGGACTGTTCATGGATCAAAACTCCATCCCTATTTCATATGAACTGTTCCCTGGAAACCATACCAATCCGATTACCTATCTACCTTCAGCAGAACGAGTGAAAAAACAGTTTGGGATTGAAAGATTAGTCAGCGTAGCGGATAAGGCAATGAACAGTAAGAAAAACGTATTGGCGATTTACGAACGAGGAGATGGTTGGCTGTTCTCCCAAAAACATCGAGGCAAGCGAGGTGCACCTAAAGATATACAGGAGTTCATACTAAAACCAGAAGGTTGGGAATACAACAATCGACAAACCTTCGCAAAAAAGAGTACTATTCGAGAAAGAAACCTTGGAAATGGAGTTGTAGTGAAGGAGAAAGTTCTAGTTACTTGGAGTGAAGCCTATGCTAAACGAGAGAAAATCCGAAGAGATGGAGCACTTGCTTATGCAGCTTCTCTACGAGATCCAGAAAGATATCGTATGACTTGTAAAAAAGGCGGAAAGAAGTATCTTGAGCAATATGTAGTAGATAAACAAACTGGAGAGCGACAAGTATTGCATCCTTTCATAGGAATAGATTATGAATTGGTTGATTTTGATGCACAATTTGATGGAATCAACGTTCTGGTAACCAGCGAGTTAAAGATGAGTGATGAGGAAATGATGGCGAACTACCGTCAGCTCTACAAAATAGAAGAGTGCTTTAGAATCACAAAGACAGAACTTAAAACCCGACCGGTGTATGTAACAGAAAAAAATCATATTGAAGCACACTTTCTAACTTGCTTTATCGCATTGGTGCTCCTTCGAATCGTACAATATTTATTAGATGGAGAATGGAGTGTATCAAGAATAGTTGATTCATTAAAAAGTGCGCTGACAGATGAATTGGGTCAAGGATACATGAAAGTATATGGTAATGAAGATTGGCTTAAAATACTAGAAAAACTAAAGATAGATTGGAAGCAACAGATTGTGAAGTTAGAGAAGTTGAAACAATTCGGGAGAGGTTGGTGTACAACAAAGGATTGGAGATAA